In one Diabrotica virgifera virgifera chromosome 5, PGI_DIABVI_V3a genomic region, the following are encoded:
- the LOC126884590 gene encoding uncharacterized protein LOC126884590: MSKSVLNGTKIIILKEIRDKKAILFGSFSDKLTKKDKIECWKTVHQKSTSLGLVPPNKDWTYSRDVFWQNLKKTTMKKVDNRRKTGSGGGTDSKFTEMDNVVLDILGPYNPILCSLGISETWEQDPEKEQDPENFEQEIENSNHLQDHGATNKIKNTNVFISTGSSSVPTDLVQKGKSRKYLMKITQLTKH; encoded by the exons ATGTCGAAAAGCGTCTTAAATGGtactaaaattataattttaaaagagATTAGAGATAAGAAAGCAATTCTTTTCGGCAGCTTTTCcgacaaattaacaaaaaaagacaaaatagaATGTTGGAAAACTGTGCACCAAAAATCCACCAGTTTAGGGCTTGTGCCTCCAAATAAGGATTGGACTTACAGCCGTGATGTATTTTGGcaaaatttaaagaaaacaaCAATG AAGAAAGTTGATAACAGGAGGAAAACTGGTTCAGGTGGAGGCACAGATTCTAAATTTACAGAAATGGACAATGTAGTTCTCGACATTCTTGGGCCGTATAATCCAATTCTGTGTAGTCTCGGCATTTCCGAAACTTGGGAGCAAGATCCTGAGAAGGAGCAAGATCCTGAGAACTTTGAACAAGAAATAGAAAATTCAAACCATTTGCAAGATCACGGTGcaacaaacaaaattaaaaacactAATGTGTTTATTTCTACTGGGAGCAGCAGTGTACCTACTGATCTTGTGCAAAAAGGAAAAAGTCGAAAATATCTAATGAAAATTACCCAATTGACGAAGCACTAA